In Carya illinoinensis cultivar Pawnee chromosome 9, C.illinoinensisPawnee_v1, whole genome shotgun sequence, the following are encoded in one genomic region:
- the LOC122277674 gene encoding kinesin-like protein KIN-5C — protein MSGRHEKEKGVNVQVLLRCRPFSEEELRSNAPQVVTCNEYNREVAVSQNIAGKHIDRVFTFDKVFGPSAQQKDLYEQAVIPIVNEVLEGFNCTIFAYGQTGTGKTHTMEGECRRSKSGPNGELPPEAGVIPRAVQQIFDTLESQNAEYSVKVTFLELYNEEITDLLAPEEISRVALEDKTKKQLPLMEDGKGGVLVRGLEEEIVTSSSEIFTLIERGSAKRRTAETLLNKQSSRSHSLFSITIHIKEATPEGEELIKCGKLNLVDLAGSENISRSGAREGRAREAGEINKSLLTLGRVINALVEHLGHIPYRDSKLTRLLRDSLGGRTKTCIIATVSPAVHCLEETLSTLDYAHRAKNIKNKPEVNQKMMKSTLIKDLYGEIDRLKAEVYAAREKNGVYIPKERYYQEESEKKAMADQIEQMGIMLETHQKQVEELQDKYNVQIRQCSDLSHKLDATEKNLNQTNKLLANTEEELHKCRYALTEKNFIISEQRKAENALAHQACVLQSDLEKALQDNALLFSKIGREDKLNADNRLVVNSFQLELSHQVGSLCKLVATSMSEQKEQLQSVEKLCHSFTGIHNKAVVDVKKKVTALRALYMSHTEAVQNVVRLHKATSNAGLEEICSLAAFNAHSIEEFLASEACEASSIFNDLQSTLSTHQGELAVFARELRQRFNVSIEQTRDISDYTHGFLQKLLEESKRLEHYAVHADETQVRSIAEFQKAYEEQSKFEADKLIADVTSLVSDHIQRQKELVDTRLVDIRESAIANKAFLDIHVSSMEGITTDAKRKWQAFSTQAENDANDGAEYSAAKHCRMEVLVQQCVNTAESAFKHLKRTHERVNEMGSKHVSAMVSLIRNASDSNEQHDVEISSARVAAEQDVSKNSEDVLQHVDSVSEQERASISGVLEVVKAHANSLEILREDHSGQAACIEEKARETFQQQYMDYEASGTTPTRCEPEVPSRGTIESLRAMPMEALIEEFRENHSYESLEAKELKPSLIPRSPLIQLN, from the exons ATGTCCGGCCGCCACGAGAAAGAGAAGGGCGTCAACGTTCAGGTCCTTCTTCGGTGCAG GCCTTTTAGCGAGGAAGAGTTACGGAGCAATGCACCGCAGGTCGTTACTTGCAACGAGTACAATAGAGAAGTGGCCGTGTCCCAAAACATTGCCGGGAAACATATCGACAGGGTTTTCACTTTCGATAAG GTTTTTGGCCCTTCAGCCCAGCAAAAAGATCTCTATGAACAAGCAGTGATCCCGATAGTGAATGAAGTTCTAGAGGGCTTTAACTGTACCATATTCGCGTATGGCCAAACAGGTACGGGAAAGACTCACACAATGGAAGGTGAATGCAGGAGGTCAAAG AGTGGGCCAAACGGAGAATTGCCTCCAGAAGCTGGAGTTATACCTAGGGCTGTTCAGCAGATATTTGATACTCTTGAGAGCCAGAATGCAGAATATAGTGTGAAGGTAACTTTCTTGGAACTGTACAATGAGGAGATCACTGATTTGCTTGCGCCTGAGGAGATTTCGAGAGTTGCTTTGGAGGATAAGACGAAAAAGCAGTTACCTCTGATGGAGGATGGGAAAGGTGGAGTTCTTGTTAGAGGCCTGGAGGAGGAAATTGTGACAAGTTCGAGTGAGATTTTCACTCTTATTGAAAGAGGATCTGCAAAACGTCGCACTGCAGAAACTTTACTAAACAAACAGTCAAG TCGATCACATTCTCTGTTTTCCATTACAATACACATTAAGGAAGCAACGCCAGAAGGTGAAGAACTAATTAAATGTGGCAAACTGAATCTAGTTGATTTAGCTGGCTCGGAAAACATTTCTCGTTCTGGTGCTCGGGAG GGCCGTGCAAGAGAAGCTGGAGAAATCAACAAAAGTTTACTGACTTTAGGGAGAGTGATTAATGCCCTCGTTGAGCATCTTGGTCATATCCCGTACAG GGATAGCAAGCTTACCCGTTTACTTCGTGATTCGCTGGGAGGACGAACGAAGACATGCATTATAGCCACGGTTTCACCTGCTGTACACTGTTTGGAGGAAACCTTAAGTACGCTAGATTACGCGCATAGGGCcaagaacataaaaaataagCCCGAG GTTAACCAAAAAATGATGAAGTCAACTCTTATCAAGGATCTTTATGGTGAAATTGATCGCCTGAAGGCAG AGGTTTATGCTGCACGTGAAAAAAATGGTGTCTATATTCCGAAGGAGCGATACTATCAGGAGGAGAGTGAAAAAAAG GCTATGGCAGATCAGATTGAGCAAATGGGGATTATGCTAGAAACACATCAGAAG CAAGTTGAGGAATTGCAAGATAAATATAATGTCCAAATCCGGCAATGCTCTGATTTGAGCCATAAACTTGATGCTACTGAG AAAAACCTGAATCAAACCAACAAATTACTTGCCAACACTGAGGAGGAACTCCATAAATGTCGGTATGCTTTGACGGAAAAGAATTTTATCATCTCTGAACAGAGAAAAGCAG AAAATGCACTGGCTCATCAAGCTTGTGTTTTACAATCTGACTTGGAAAAAGCTCTTCAAGATAATGCATTATTGTTTTCAAAAATTG GAAGAGAAGACAAACTTAATGCTGATAACAGATTGGTGGTGAACAGTTTCCAATTAGAGCTTTCCCACCAAGTTGGTTCCCTTTGCAAATTGGTGGCAACTTCAATGTCTGAACAGAAAGAACAGCTTCAGAGTGTTGAGAAGCTATGTCATTCTTTTACAGGCATACACAATAAG GCTGTTGTggatgtgaagaagaaagttaCAGCTTTGAGGGCTTTATATATGTCTCATACAGAGGCAGTGCAAAATGTTGTGCGCTTGCACAAGGCGACCTCTAATGCTGGGCTAGAGGAGATTTGTTCTTTGGCTGCTTTTAATGCACACTCTATTGAAGAA TTTTTAGCATCAGAGGCCTGTGAAGCCTCTTCAATATTCAATGATCTTCAGAGTACTCTATCCACTCACCAGGGAGAATTGGCTGTTTTTGCGAGGGAATTGCGACAG AGATTTAACGTTAGTATTGAGCAAACGCGGGACATTTCTGATTACACTCACGGGTTTCTTCAAAAGCTTCTGGAAGAATCAAAGAGGCTTGAACATTATGCAGTGCATGCTGATGAAACTCAAGTGAGGAGCATTGCTGAGTTTCAAAAGGCCTATGAG GAGCAATCTAAATTTGAAGCTGATAAGCTTATTGCTGATGTAACCAGTTTGGTCTCCGATCACATTCAGCGCCAAAAAGAGCTG GTCGACACAAGGCTTGTTGATATTAGAGAAAGTGCTATTGCAAACAAGGCATTCTTGGATATACATGTTTCATCGATGGAGGGTATTACAACAGATGCAAAAAGAAAGTGGCAGGCATTTTCTACGCAAGCAGAAAATGATGCCAATGATGGTGCTGAATACTCTGCTGCAAAACATTGTCGCATGGAGGTACTCGTGCAGCAATG TGTAAATACTGCCGAATCGGCTTTCAAACACTTGAAAAGGACACACGAGCGTGTGAATGAGATGGGCAGTAAACATGTTTCCGCTATGGTGTCACTTATCAG GAATGCTTCTGATAGCAATGAGCAGCATGATGTTGAGATTAGTTCTGCTCGGGTTGCAGCTGAGCAAGATGTGTCAAAGAATAGCGAGGATGTTCTTCAGCATGTCGATA GTGTATCTGAGCAGGAGCGAGCATCTATATCTGGAGTTTTGGAGGTTGTGAAAGCCCATGCAAATAGCCTCGAAATTCTAAGGGAAGATCACTCTGGACAAGCGGCATGCATAGAGGAGAAGGCACGGGAAACCTTTCAGCAGCAATATATG GATTATGAGGCCAGTGGCACAACACCAACAAGATGTGAGCCAGAAGTTCCAAGTAGGGGAACCATCGAGTCACTTCGAGCCATGCCAATGGAAGCCCTTATTGAGGAATTCCGGGAAAACCATTCATATGAATCATTGGAAGCGAAGGAACTGAAACCTTCGCTCATCCCACGCTCACCGCTTATCCAACTGAACTAA
- the LOC122275713 gene encoding pentatricopeptide repeat-containing protein At2g33760-like: protein MFKLKTQILLLTNNDTLRLLSASTRNRYFHQLVPCTQIQPPLESHFSQTLDPMVYISMLLNCRNVFQIRQVHTQVLVIGMLRHLIVANKLLYTYAQHKAMGDAYVLFAGMRERDSVTWNVMIGGLAKAGDYMNCFGIFREVIRCGARPDNYTLPFMIRACRDIVDLQMGRVIHDIGLKCGLEPDHFVCAALVDMYVKCRAMEDARLLFDKMQNRNLVTWTMMIGAYAEYGNAKESLVLFDRMRDQDIVPDKVAMLMVVYACAKLGAMHKAIFIHDYICRNKFSLDITLGTAMIDMYAKCGNVDSAKEIFDGMQEKNVVSWSAMIAAYGYHGQGRKALALFPMMLRSGISPNRITYISLLYACSHAGLVEEGLQLFSSMWDDHGVRPDVKHYTCMVDLLGRAGRLDEALKLIENMTVEKDEGLWGALLGACRIYGHMDLAEKAAESLLKLQPQNPGRYVLLSNIYAKAGRWKDVAKIRNMMMRRRLKKVPGWTWIEVDKIIYQFSVGDKTHPQSEEIYGMLQSLSKRLELAGYVPDTNFVLHDVEEEVKLGILYTHSEKLAIAFGLFATPEGTPIRITKNLRVCGDCHTFSKMVSAVTQREIIVRDASRFHHFKMGACSCDDYW, encoded by the coding sequence ATGTTCAAACTTAAAACCCAGATCCTGTTACTCACAAACAATGATACGCTTCGCCTACTCTCAGCTTCTACGAGAAACCGTTATTTTCACCAACTAGTTCCTTGTACCCAGATTCAACCACCACTAGAATCTCATTTTTCTCAGACTCTGGACCCCATGGTTTACATATCTATGCTGCTGAACTGTAGAAACGTATTTCAGATTAGACAAGTTCATACCCAGGTGCTTGTGATTGGGATGCTCCGACACCTCATTGTGGCTAACAAGCTATTATACACATATGCACAGCATAAGGCTATGGGTGATGCTTACGTCTTATTTGctgggatgagagagagagactcagtTACTTGGAATGTAATGATTGGTGGGCTTGCTAAAGCTGGTGATTATATGAATTGTTTTGGGATATTTAGGGAGGTTATTCGATGTGGGGCGCGGCCAGATAATTATACATTGCCTTTCATGATAAGGGCCTGTAGGGATATAGTGGACCTCCAAATGGGTAGAGTGATTCACGACATTGGTTTGAAATGCGGGTTGGAGCCGGATCATTTTGTCTGTGCTGCGCTCGTGGACATGTATGTGAAATGTAGGGCAATGGAGGATGCTCGACTATTGTTTGATAAAATGCAAAATAGGAACCTTGTGACCTGGACAATGATGATTGGTGCGTATGCTGAGTATGGGAATGCTAAAGAGTCGTTGGTTTTGTTTGATAGGATGAGAGATCAAGACATTGTCCCTGATAAGGTTGCTATGCTGATGGTGGTTTATGCATGTGCAAAACTGGGGGCTATGCATAAGGCGATATTTATTCATGATTATATTTGTAGGAATAAGTTTTCATTGGATATTACCTTGGGAACTGCCATGATTGATATGTATGCTAAGTGCGGGAATGTTGATTCTGCGAAGGAAATCTTTGATGGAATGCAAGAAAAGAATGTTGTCTCATGGAGTGCTATGATTGCAGCTTATGGGTATCATGGACAGGGAAGGAAAGCTCTTGCTCTATTCCCTATGATGTTGCGAAGTGGGATATCACCGAATAGGATCACTTATATTTCACTCTTATATGCGTGTAGTCATGCAGGTTTGGTTGAAGAGGGCCTTCAATTATTCTCCTCGATGTGGGATGATCATGGGGTGAGACCAGATGTGAAACACTATACTTGTATGGTTGATCTCTTGGGCCGTGCGGGGAGACTTGATGAGGCATTGAAACTGATTGAGAATATGACAGTTGAGAAAGATGAGGGGCTTTGGGGTGCTTTGCTTGGGGCATGCAGAATCTATGGCCATATGGACCTGGCTGAAAAGGCCGCAGAATCCCTTCTTAAGCTCCAGCCTCAGAACCCAGGGCGCTATGTATTGCtttcaaatatatatgcaaaagCAGGAAGGTGGAAAGATGTGGCAAAGATCAGGAATATGATGATGCGAAGGAGATTAAAAAAGGTTCCTGGTTGGACTTGGATTGAGGtggataaaataatttatcaatTTAGTGTGGGCGACAAAACCCATCCTCAGTCAGAGGAGATCTATGGCATGCTGCAAAGTTTGAGCAAGAGGTTGGAGTTGGCTGGTTATGTCCCTGACACAAATTTTGTGTTGCATGATGTTGAAGAGGAAGTTAAGCTAGGAATTTTGTACACGCATAGTGAGAAGTTGGCAATAGCATTTGGCCTTTTTGCAACACCTGAGGGAACTCCTATCAGGATTACAAAAAATCTTAGGGTTTGTGGTGACTGTCACACATTCAGTAAGATGGTGTCAGCCGTTACACAGAGGGAGATCATTGTTCGAGATGCCAGTCGATTTCACCACTTCAAGATGGGGGCCTGCTCGTGTGATGATTATTGGTAA